The genomic DNA ATTGCGATGTCGATTTTGACGAACCTGCGGCGGAATGGGTTGAAGGTATCTTAAATACATTGCGGGAAACACAAGAGGATCATCCTGCAGGTAATCAAATGTTACCGATAGATGGAGAACCAACTGAGCAGCCCGCATATTCTCGGACGAATCCTTTCAAAGCTGAGATCTTAGAAAATCTAACACTCAGCGGCCGGGGTTCAAATAAAGAAACGCGGCATCTTGAGCTATCTCTTGAAGGGTCGAATCTTGAATTTGAACCCGGTGATAGCTTGGGAATTTTCCCTGAAAATGATCCAAGCTTAGTGGATCAACTCATCAATGAAATGAACTGGAATCCTGAAGAGACTGTTCCAGTCAATAAAAAGGGAGATGTGAACTCACTTCGTGAGGCTCTGCTCCATAATTTCGAGATCACTAGACTGACAAAACCATTGCTGGAGCAATCAGCACAACTTTTTGACAATGACAAGTTAAGTGAGCTTATGAAGCCAGAACGTGAGGATGAACGAAAGGATTATCTCGATGGGCGCGATTTGCTTGACTTGATACAGGATTTCCCGCCTCATCGGGAGTTACCGGCCAGCGAGTTTGTACAGATTCTCCGTAAAATACCAGCTCGACTTTACTCGATTGCGAACAGTTATAAAGCGAATCCAGATGAAGCGCATCTGACGATTGGAACGGTGAGATATGAAGCTCATGGACGCGACAGAGCGGGTGTCTGCTCTGTACAATGTGCTGAGCGAACAGAACCGGGTGATTTGTTACCTGTGTATATCCACCGCAATCCGAATTTTAAATTTCCTACTGATCCTCATTCACCGGTGATCATGATTGGGCCTGGAACAGGTGTTGCCCCGTTCAGATCTTATCTAGAGGATTTAGAGGAAGAAGGAACGGAAAGAAAAACGTGGCTATTCTTCGGGGAGCAACATTTCTCCACAGATTTTCTTTATCAAGTTGAATGGCAAAAGTGGCTTAAGGAAGGGGTCCTAACGAAGATGGATGTCGCCTTTTCCCGCGACACGGATGAAAAAGTGTATGTCCAACACCGCATGCTTGAGCAGAGCCGGGATCTCTATCAATGGCTAGAGGAAGGTGCCAGTGTTTACGTTTGTGGTGACGAGAAAAACATGGCTAATGACGTTCATCATACCTTGTTAACAATCCTCGAAGAAGAAGGCGCAATGACTCAGGAGCAAGCTGAAAACTATTTAACTGACATGAGAAAGCAGAAACGGTATCAACGTGACGTTTATTAAAGGTTGTTTGCTAGAAAGCTAGTTGAAAGGAGCTTAAAAATGGGCAAAGATAGCATTAAACAACAAGAGGGTCCTCCAAGTGATAATGAGCGGATTAAGAAAGAAAGTGATTACCTGCGCGGCTCGATTGCAGAGGAACTCAAAGATCGGATTACGGGTGGAATGTCCGAAGATAGTACGCAGTTGTTAAAGTTCCATGGAAGCTACCAGCAGGATGACCGGGATTTACGGAATGAACGCAGGCGCCAGAAGTTGGAAGCCGCTTACCAATTTATGGTGCGCGTCCGTGTTCCCGGAGGTGTGGCGACACCAGAACAATGGTTAACCATGGATAAAGTCGCGCAAAAATATGGAAATGGCACACTTAAATTAACGACCCGGCAAGCCTTTCAAATGCATGGGATTCTGAAGTGGAATCTAAAGGAAAATCTCAAGGCAATTAACGACGCAATGATGGATACGATAGCTGCATGTGGGGATGTCAACCGAAATGTTATGTGTAATCCGAATCCTTACCAATCTGAGGTGCATTCTGAAGTGCATGAATGGGCCCAAAAACTCAGTGAACACCTTTTGCCGCGGAGTAGTGCCTATCATGAGATTTGGCTTGATGAAGAAAAAGTCGTGGACAGTCGCGAGACGGATACGGATGAAGATGTTGAACCGATATATGGCCCTTACTATTTGCCACGTAAGTTTAAAATTGGCATAGCAGTCCCGCCATCGAATGACATAGATGTCTTTTCTCAAGATTTAGGACTAATCGCAGTAATAGAAGATGGGCAGCTGCAAGGATTTAATGTCGCTGTTGGTGGCGGTATGGGGATGACTCATGGAGATACGAATACTTACCCACAAGTCGCCCGGGTTATCGGCTTTTGCCCTAAAGATAAGATTATTGAGCTA from Tuberibacillus sp. Marseille-P3662 includes the following:
- a CDS encoding assimilatory sulfite reductase (NADPH) flavoprotein subunit — encoded protein: MQLQVTNSPFNQEQTELLNRLLPTLTEAQKHWLSGYLAASQTSTNTVVQNVPDAEASTQSVGQVASREVTILFGSETGNGQALAEEMSQKLEEQQLKVTVSAMDDFKPKALKKVEDLLIITATHGEGDPPDNAISFYEFINSRKAPKLEGQRFSVLSLGDQSYEFFCQTGKDLDKRLEELGGERLYPRVDCDVDFDEPAAEWVEGILNTLRETQEDHPAGNQMLPIDGEPTEQPAYSRTNPFKAEILENLTLSGRGSNKETRHLELSLEGSNLEFEPGDSLGIFPENDPSLVDQLINEMNWNPEETVPVNKKGDVNSLREALLHNFEITRLTKPLLEQSAQLFDNDKLSELMKPEREDERKDYLDGRDLLDLIQDFPPHRELPASEFVQILRKIPARLYSIANSYKANPDEAHLTIGTVRYEAHGRDRAGVCSVQCAERTEPGDLLPVYIHRNPNFKFPTDPHSPVIMIGPGTGVAPFRSYLEDLEEEGTERKTWLFFGEQHFSTDFLYQVEWQKWLKEGVLTKMDVAFSRDTDEKVYVQHRMLEQSRDLYQWLEEGASVYVCGDEKNMANDVHHTLLTILEEEGAMTQEQAENYLTDMRKQKRYQRDVY